A genomic window from Melanotaenia boesemani isolate fMelBoe1 chromosome 15, fMelBoe1.pri, whole genome shotgun sequence includes:
- the LOC121653980 gene encoding odorant receptor 131-2-like — MSNTHQSVNNLTSEQQYQGTLEKVLFSTLTTMPCCVFLFINGTMLFTLRSKAVFCDTSRYVLLFNLLFADTAQMALSQVLYIIAACGITLTYPVCGTLNFLASLTTVISPLTLVLMSLERYVAVCFPLRHTSIITIRNTAVVVAVVWAFSSLNILTRVFLLLKFPFEGMPSLQMNVFCSEMAMVLDYVSDQYVKAFTCFVFVSAGLVVISTYVSVMMAARSASADKALARKARNTLLLHVVQLGLTLSSTIYSPLLIALSRILTRIVFVRIQNVLYVCVFIFPRCLSSLIYGLRDQSIKPVLIYHLCCRMKLLPVRTDPTVG, encoded by the coding sequence ACATCAGTCTGTGAATAATTTAACTTCTGAGCAGCAGTATCAGGGTACGCTGGAGAAAGTCTTGTTTTCCACTCTGACCACGATGCCATGCTGTGTGTTTCTCTTCATTAACGGAACAATGCTTTTCACCTTGCGGAGTAAAGCTGTGTTCTGTGACACCTCTCGGTACGTCCTCCTGTTTAACCTCCTGTTTGCAGACACTGCACAGATGGCACTGAGCCAGGTGCTTTACATTATAGCTGCATGTGGAATAACACTCACATACCCTGTATGTGGTACTCTCAATTTCTTGGCCAGCCTCACGACAGTGATTTCTCCTCTGACGCTGGTTCTGATGTCTCTGGAGAGATACGTGGCTGTGTGCTTTCCACTCAGACATACTTCCATCATTACCATTAGAAATACAGCTGTGGTGGTCGCTGTGGTCTGGGCGTTCAGTTCACTAAATATCCTCACTCGAgtttttttgctgttaaaatttCCTTTTGAAGGTATGCCAAGCCTGCAGATGAACGTCTTTTGTTCTGAAATGGCAATGGTACTTGATTATGTGTCTGATCAGTATGTCAAAGCGTTTActtgctttgtgtttgtttctgctggTCTGGTTGTTATTTCTACCTATGTTAGTGTGATGATGGCTGCAAGGTCAGCCTCTGCAGACAAAGCTTTAGCCAGAAAGGCTCGTAACACCCTGCTGCTGCATGTGGTGCAGCTGGGCCTGACCCTGTCCTCAACTATATACAGCCCACTACTTATTGCTCTCTCCAGAATTTTAACAAGAATAGTGTTCGTACGAATCCAGAATGTTTTATACGTGTGTGTTTTCATCTTCCCCAGATGTCTGAGTTCTCTTATTTATGGCTTGAGAGATCAGAGCATCAAGCCGGTTCTTATTTACCATCTATGCTGCCGAATGAAACTTCTGCCAGTCCGAACTGATCCCACTGTTGGCTGA
- the LOC121653981 gene encoding odorant receptor 131-2-like, whose amino-acid sequence MDRVQMDWVQVDQVQMDQVQMDRVQSPSNTTDELLNQGLLRISIISTMSTVPSFVFLYINGTMLYILRSKPVFRETCRYILLYNLLLADTVQLAQSQAMFLLSVCRIKLAYSLCIVLSMFANLTTGISPLTLLVMPLERYVAVCYPLRYASIATIRNTVVAVSAIWAVSSLNSLTRSLLFLQFPFEKMASLQLQDVCSNIALVLGYLTDEYDRAYTCVLFVSAGVAVTVSYFGVIIAARSASTDKVLARKARNTLLLHLVQLGLSLSSTINNPLLTALSRISTKMVLLWVQNVFYVCFIIFPRCLSSLIYGLRDQTIRPVLVYHLYCRLKVKISG is encoded by the exons atggatcggGTTCAGATGGACTGGGTTCAGGTGGACCAAGttcagatggaccaggttcagatggaccgggttcag TCTCCCTCTAACACCACCGACGAGCTGCTTAACCAGGGGCTCCTGAGGATAAGTATAATTTCCACTATGTCCACAGTTCcatcttttgtgtttctctACATTAATGGGACAATGTTGTATATTTTGAGGAGTAAACCAGTGTTTCGGGAGACCTGCCGCTACATTCTTCTGTACAACCTCCTTCTTGCAGACACTGTTCAGCTGGCTCAAAGTCAAGcgatgtttttattgtctgtttGCAGGATAAAACTGGCATATTCTCTGTGCATTGTGCTCAGCATGTTCGCTAATCTCACAACCGGGATTTCTCCACTCACACTTCTGGTGATGCCTTTGGAGAGATATGTAGCTGTGTGCTACCCGCTGAGGTATGCTTCCATCGCCACCATCAGAAACACGGTGGTGGCCGTCAGTGCGATCTGGGCTGTCAGCTCACTGAACAGTCTGACTCGCAGTTTGCTGTTTTTACAGTTTCCATTTGAAAAGATGGCGTCTCTGCAGCTACAAGATGTTTGCTCTAATATTGCTTTAGTGCTTGGATATCTGACTGATGAATATGACAGAGCCTATACTTGTGTGCTGTTTGTATCAGCTGGCGTGGCCGTCACTGTCTCCTATTTTGGTGTCATAATAGCAGCTAGATCAGCCTCCACAGACAAAGTTTTAGCCCGAAAGGCTCGAAACACACTGCTACTGCATCTGGTGCAGCTTGGTCTCAGTCTATCCTCAACCATTAATAACCCACTGCTCACTGCTCTTTCTAGAATTTCAACAAAGATGGTACTTTTGTGGgttcaaaatgtattttatgtttgcTTTATAATCTTCCCCAGATGTCTGAGTTCTCTCATTTATGGACTTCGAGATCAAACCATCAGACCCGTTCTCGTCTACCATCTATACTGTCGACTGAAAGTGAAAATCAGCGGCTAA